In one Streptomyces venezuelae genomic region, the following are encoded:
- a CDS encoding SpoIIE family protein phosphatase has product MNFTRWSARLPGTQRRAAARTEQAVSTAPRGDGSVPAARAERPTGVGEPLPPGGAVGLTGPDGIEELPVREVLDRIPALVALVHGTDHRIAYVNDAYAAAFGPRPVGEPARVALPELTELGLLSLLDQVLRSSKPRTVKSRKAASGRSYTFTCTPVTLPLGGSAAGPEEGSGVLVFAADVTDHAEAAERLRTSERAQRETAVTLQKSLLPQELEQPDDLRIAATYQPGGTEAAVGGDWYDVITLGGGRTALVIGDVMGRGVRAAAVMGQLRTAVRAYARLDLPPHEVLQLLDGLATEIDPSQIATCVYAVHDPNEGSLVYASAGHLPILVRDENGTIHRAEEPTGPPLGTGGWLHTSGSVPLGPGSTAVLYTDGLVERRSEDIDEGVAALERALAGATGTPQVVCDRLIRALGVTADHDDDVAVLVLQHPARAGGDAELFRNAALELLGGVEAAPRARAFATGVLASWRFSPELHDLGVLAASELVANSLQHGTPPMRLRLRRTDRRLIIEVTDGDDHLPRRRRAEPADEAGRGIAIVATIASNWGSRRTPGGGKAVWCEFALPK; this is encoded by the coding sequence GTGAACTTCACGCGCTGGAGCGCCCGGCTCCCCGGAACGCAGCGCCGCGCAGCAGCGCGGACCGAACAAGCGGTCTCCACGGCACCGCGCGGGGACGGCTCCGTCCCCGCGGCCCGCGCCGAGCGGCCCACCGGGGTGGGCGAACCCCTCCCACCGGGCGGCGCCGTCGGCCTCACAGGACCCGACGGCATCGAGGAACTGCCCGTCCGCGAGGTGCTCGACCGCATCCCGGCCCTCGTCGCCCTGGTGCACGGCACCGACCACCGCATCGCGTACGTCAACGACGCGTACGCCGCCGCCTTCGGCCCCCGGCCCGTCGGCGAACCCGCGCGCGTGGCCCTGCCCGAACTGACCGAGCTGGGCCTGCTCTCGCTGCTCGACCAGGTCCTGCGCAGCTCGAAGCCGCGCACCGTCAAGTCCCGCAAGGCGGCCTCCGGCCGGTCGTACACGTTCACGTGCACCCCCGTCACGCTGCCGCTCGGCGGCTCCGCGGCGGGACCCGAAGAGGGCAGCGGCGTCCTGGTGTTCGCCGCGGACGTCACCGACCACGCCGAGGCCGCCGAACGCCTGCGCACCAGCGAACGCGCCCAGCGCGAGACCGCCGTCACCCTCCAGAAGTCCCTGCTGCCCCAGGAGTTGGAGCAGCCGGACGACCTGCGCATCGCCGCCACCTACCAACCGGGCGGCACCGAGGCGGCGGTCGGCGGCGACTGGTACGACGTGATCACCCTCGGCGGCGGCCGCACCGCCCTCGTCATCGGCGACGTGATGGGCCGCGGGGTGCGCGCGGCCGCCGTCATGGGCCAGCTCCGCACAGCCGTCCGGGCCTACGCCCGCCTGGACCTCCCCCCGCACGAGGTCCTGCAGCTCCTGGACGGCCTCGCCACCGAGATCGACCCCAGCCAGATCGCCACGTGTGTCTACGCGGTGCACGACCCGAACGAAGGAAGCCTCGTCTACGCATCGGCGGGACACCTCCCCATCCTCGTGCGCGACGAGAACGGCACGATCCACCGCGCGGAGGAGCCCACCGGGCCCCCGCTCGGCACCGGAGGCTGGCTGCACACCTCGGGCTCCGTCCCCCTCGGCCCCGGCTCCACCGCCGTCCTCTACACGGACGGCCTCGTCGAACGCCGCAGCGAGGACATCGACGAAGGCGTCGCCGCACTGGAACGCGCCCTCGCCGGCGCCACCGGCACACCCCAGGTGGTGTGCGACCGCCTGATCCGCGCCCTGGGAGTGACGGCCGACCACGACGACGACGTGGCCGTCCTGGTCCTCCAGCACCCGGCCCGTGCCGGAGGCGACGCCGAGCTGTTCAGGAACGCCGCCCTGGAACTCCTCGGCGGCGTGGAAGCCGCTCCACGCGCGCGTGCCTTCGCCACGGGAGTCCTCGCCAGCTGGCGCTTCTCCCCGGAACTCCACGACCTGGGAGTCCTCGCGGCCAGCGAACTGGTCGCGAACTCCCTCCAGCACGGCACCCCGCCGATGCGTCTGCGTCTGCGTCGCACCGACCGCAGGCTGATCATCGAGGTCACCGACGGCGACGACCACCTGCCGCGCCGCCGCCGCGCCGAACCGGCGGATGAGGCGGGACGCGGCATCGCCATCGTCGCGACGATCGCGTCGAACTGGGGCTCGCGCCGCACACCGGGCGGCGGCAAGGCCGTCTGGTGCGAGTTCGCGCTCCCCAAGTAG
- a CDS encoding MFS transporter, producing the protein MGAAMRRIQAGSALSAFGIGFTVPFLYVYVAQVRDLGSSAAGIVLAAFAMAALIVLPITGRVIDRRGPLPVLVGAAGVASVGAIALGFANSEPTAILSAALLGAGTAVMQPALATMIVWSSTPATRTRSFAMQFFLQNLGLGIGGLIGGQIVDESRPSSFTLLFSIESVMFLVLAGIALTVRLPHAPSIQDAMPKDASAPRGGMRALLKHKAMVQLCVLGFVIFFACYGQFESGLSAYGVEAAGISASTLGIALAANTAMIVIAQFAVLKFVERRKRSRVIAAVGLIWAFAWLLAGYAGVGHGSQAMATAAFISTYALFGLGEAMLSPTVAPLVADLAPGGMVGQYNSAFALVKQLALAVGPAVGGPMGAALHVPYIVTFVLFSLGITVLAVRLGRRLTPLQNQPSLAKSPVVAQGGPAPAEPETAHA; encoded by the coding sequence ATGGGCGCAGCGATGCGTCGTATTCAGGCAGGCAGCGCGCTGAGCGCGTTCGGCATCGGGTTCACGGTTCCGTTCCTCTACGTCTATGTGGCGCAGGTGCGAGATCTTGGATCCAGTGCGGCGGGCATCGTGCTCGCCGCGTTCGCCATGGCCGCGCTGATCGTCCTGCCCATCACCGGCCGTGTCATCGACCGTCGCGGCCCCCTGCCCGTGCTCGTGGGAGCGGCGGGTGTCGCCTCTGTGGGCGCGATCGCGCTCGGCTTCGCGAACAGCGAGCCGACGGCGATCCTCTCGGCGGCGCTGCTCGGTGCCGGTACGGCGGTCATGCAGCCGGCGCTGGCCACGATGATCGTCTGGTCCTCGACGCCGGCCACCCGTACGCGGTCCTTCGCGATGCAGTTCTTCCTGCAGAACCTGGGCCTCGGCATCGGTGGTCTCATCGGCGGGCAGATCGTCGACGAGAGCCGTCCGAGCAGCTTCACGCTGCTGTTCTCCATCGAGTCCGTGATGTTCCTGGTGCTCGCGGGCATCGCGCTGACCGTGCGGCTGCCGCACGCGCCGTCCATCCAGGACGCGATGCCGAAGGACGCCTCCGCTCCGCGGGGCGGCATGCGGGCGCTCCTGAAGCACAAGGCCATGGTGCAGCTGTGCGTGCTCGGCTTCGTGATCTTCTTCGCCTGCTACGGGCAGTTCGAGTCGGGGCTTTCCGCGTACGGCGTGGAGGCCGCGGGCATCTCGGCGTCGACGCTCGGCATCGCGCTGGCCGCCAACACGGCCATGATCGTGATCGCGCAGTTCGCCGTCCTGAAGTTCGTCGAGCGGCGCAAGCGGTCCCGTGTGATCGCGGCCGTCGGTCTGATCTGGGCCTTCGCGTGGCTGCTCGCCGGGTACGCGGGCGTCGGGCACGGCAGCCAGGCGATGGCGACCGCCGCGTTCATCTCGACGTACGCCCTCTTCGGGCTCGGTGAGGCGATGCTGTCGCCGACCGTGGCGCCGCTGGTCGCCGACCTGGCGCCGGGCGGCATGGTCGGTCAGTACAACTCGGCCTTCGCCCTGGTGAAGCAGCTGGCCCTCGCGGTCGGTCCGGCCGTGGGCGGGCCGATGGGTGCCGCGCTGCACGTCCCGTACATCGTGACGTTCGTTCTGTTCTCGCTGGGCATCACGGTGCTCGCGGTGCGGCTGGGGCGTCGGCTCACGCCGCTGCAGAACCAGCCTTCGCTGGCCAAAAGCCCAGTGGTGGCGCAGGGCGGCCCGGCCCCGGCCGAGCCGGAGACCGCGCACGCCTGA
- a CDS encoding TetR/AcrR family transcriptional regulator yields the protein MHIQETHWTSAAVSASAVGPVGNGRDMGEGARTTPLRVDAQRNLEHVLRAAREVFGELGYGAPMEDVARRARVGVGTVYRRFPSKDVLVRRIAEEETSRLTDQARAALGQEDEPWSALSRFLRTSVASGAGRLLPPQVLRVSVEDGAEEDEVRVPQQRQPATDSPDLRLVEQRQAPIEESASLGDDTGAATLLDVVGRLVERAREAGELRADVTVSDVLLVIATAAPSLPDAAQQAAASSRLLDILLEGLRSRPA from the coding sequence ATGCACATTCAGGAGACTCACTGGACTTCCGCTGCCGTGTCGGCATCAGCCGTCGGCCCGGTCGGGAACGGACGCGACATGGGGGAAGGAGCGCGCACGACACCGCTGCGTGTCGACGCACAGCGCAATCTCGAACATGTACTGAGGGCGGCGCGCGAAGTCTTCGGCGAGCTGGGTTACGGCGCGCCGATGGAAGACGTGGCGCGCCGCGCGCGGGTCGGGGTCGGCACGGTCTACCGCCGCTTCCCGAGCAAGGACGTGCTGGTCAGGCGGATAGCCGAGGAGGAGACCTCCCGGCTGACCGACCAGGCGCGTGCGGCGCTCGGGCAGGAGGACGAGCCGTGGTCGGCGCTGTCGCGCTTCCTGCGGACGTCCGTGGCATCGGGTGCGGGCCGGCTGCTGCCGCCGCAGGTGCTGCGGGTGAGCGTCGAGGACGGCGCCGAGGAGGACGAGGTGCGGGTGCCGCAGCAGCGGCAGCCGGCCACGGACTCCCCCGACCTGCGTCTCGTCGAACAGCGCCAGGCGCCCATCGAGGAGTCGGCCTCCCTGGGTGACGACACGGGAGCGGCGACGCTCCTCGACGTCGTCGGCCGTCTCGTGGAGCGGGCCCGTGAGGCGGGCGAGCTGCGGGCGGACGTGACGGTGTCCGACGTCCTGCTGGTGATCGCCACGGCGGCGCCCTCGCTGCCGGACGCGGCACAGCAGGCGGCGGCCTCGTCGCGGCTTCTCGACATCCTGCTGGAGGGTCTGCGGTCGCGGCCCGCGTAA
- a CDS encoding NAD(P)/FAD-dependent oxidoreductase gives MVKAAISRGTTPVPPDCVRILVVGGGYVGMYTALRLQRKLKRELKRGEVEIVVIAPDPYMTYQPFLPEAAAGSISPRHVVVPLRRTLDQCRIVIGEVESVDHAKRTATFTTLATEEEGTGSVQIAYDELVMAPGSIARTLPVPGLAEYAIGFKTVEEAIGLRNHVIEQMDIASSTRDPAIRDAALTFVFVGGGYAGVEALGELEDMARYASRYYHNIKAEDMKWILVEATGRILPEVGEEMGKYTVRELRRRNIDVRLETRLESCEDRVAVLSDGARHPTRTVVWTAGVKAHPVLAATDLPLNERGRLKCTAQLSVDGAPHAWGAGDAAAVPDVTADEPGTECAPNAQHAVRQAKVLADNIVATLRERPLQEYEHKYVGSVASLGLHKGVAHVYGRKLKGYPAWFMHRVYHLSRVPTINRKSRVLSEWTLSGLFKREIVSLGSLEHPRAEFELAAGGERPKESS, from the coding sequence ATGGTGAAGGCTGCGATCTCCCGGGGGACGACCCCCGTGCCCCCGGACTGTGTACGCATTCTCGTCGTCGGCGGTGGCTACGTCGGCATGTACACCGCGCTGAGACTCCAGCGAAAGCTGAAACGCGAGCTCAAGCGGGGTGAGGTCGAGATCGTCGTGATCGCCCCCGATCCTTATATGACGTATCAACCGTTCCTGCCCGAAGCCGCCGCGGGATCCATTTCGCCGCGCCACGTCGTCGTGCCGCTCCGCCGCACCCTCGACCAATGCCGCATCGTCATCGGCGAGGTCGAATCGGTCGATCACGCCAAGCGCACCGCGACCTTCACCACCCTCGCCACCGAGGAAGAGGGCACCGGATCCGTCCAGATCGCGTACGACGAACTCGTCATGGCCCCCGGATCCATCGCCCGCACCCTCCCGGTGCCCGGACTCGCCGAGTACGCCATCGGCTTCAAGACCGTCGAAGAGGCCATCGGCCTGCGCAACCACGTCATCGAACAGATGGACATCGCCTCCTCCACGCGCGACCCCGCGATCCGCGACGCCGCCCTGACCTTCGTCTTCGTGGGCGGCGGTTACGCGGGTGTCGAGGCGCTCGGCGAACTGGAGGACATGGCGCGCTACGCGTCCCGGTACTACCACAACATCAAGGCCGAGGACATGAAGTGGATCCTCGTCGAGGCGACGGGCCGCATCCTGCCCGAAGTCGGCGAGGAAATGGGCAAGTACACGGTGCGCGAGCTGCGAAGGCGCAATATCGACGTACGCCTGGAGACCCGTCTCGAATCGTGCGAGGACCGCGTGGCCGTCCTCAGCGACGGCGCGCGCCACCCCACCCGCACCGTCGTATGGACCGCGGGCGTCAAGGCGCACCCCGTGCTCGCCGCCACCGACCTGCCGTTGAACGAACGCGGCCGCCTCAAGTGCACCGCACAGCTGTCCGTCGACGGCGCCCCGCACGCGTGGGGCGCGGGCGACGCGGCCGCCGTCCCCGACGTCACCGCGGACGAGCCGGGCACGGAGTGCGCACCCAACGCCCAGCACGCGGTGCGCCAGGCCAAGGTCCTCGCCGACAACATCGTCGCCACCCTGCGCGAGCGCCCTCTCCAGGAGTACGAGCACAAATACGTCGGCTCCGTGGCCTCCCTGGGACTGCACAAAGGTGTCGCGCACGTCTACGGACGCAAGCTGAAGGGCTACCCTGCCTGGTTCATGCACCGCGTCTACCACCTGAGCAGAGTGCCGACCATCAACCGCAAGTCCCGAGTGCTCTCCGAATGGACCCTGTCCGGCCTGTTCAAACGCGAGATCGTCTCCCTGGGATCGCTCGAACACCCCCGCGCGGAGTTCGAACTCGCGGCCGGTGGGGAGCGCCCGAAGGAGTCCTCCTGA